GTTCTTctgcgcccgccgcccgcgaGCCTCGCTGTCTAGGCATGGCATCAGGTACGCCAAATGCTTCCCCCCATAGTGCTGCCTCATGAAAGCATATAGGTCCGTTTTAACATACGGCATACAGATCTTTACGATCCCCCCCTCCACCGTCGCGGATAACACCGGGATGATATTGGAGTGCTGGCACGCTTGCAGAATGCGTAACTCCGTCTCCACGTCGTGCGGCGCGCATTGGCTTTCAATCTTGACAGACTTGGCCACGGACCCATCTTCAAGAAGTTGGATCCGGGCGTACCGCGTCGTACATAGTACTTTCACCGGGATATGCTTTGCCATTGTTCTGTGTTCTACCGGCGCCTTGCAGCAGAAACCAGCGCCCGTTGTTCAAAGCAGGGCGCCCGTTTTTCCGCTGAACGTATGtcggcggcgccagctACCAGCGCTGAAATGGACTACACGTGGAATCATTAGACCTATGTTGCGGGTATTACGTAACGGTATTGTGTATAGTGTGATACAAAAGATGTGCGATCATGTCATAATACATCCCTTCGCAGGGCAAAGAGCAGCTTGAGGAACCGAGAGAAAGAAAGTCAGCGCTCGTAGACGCGGTCGTCCGCCGGGCCTTCCACGTTCTTGATCATTTCGTCGACCTCCTTTATCTGCTGCTCCCATACAGCCTTGTCCTTCTTCAGGTTCGAGTCAAACAACTCGTGGTCGGGTTCGCGGTAGGAGCCGCCGAGCCGGTCCCAAAGCGTAGTAAACTGTCCGTAGTTATAGTTGAAGTACAGGTGGTGAACGGTGTGGCAGGCGGCGCCGTTAATGACGGGGTCGTTGGAGAGGTACTCGCCGTCGTGGATCATCACCGTCCATACGTTAACGAATGTGAAAAGCACCAGGTACGAAACCTTGTGCAGCGGAAAGAGCATCGGAAAGAGGTGGTAGGGCAGCGACTGCAGGTAGCCGTCGATGGGGTGGAACGCGTGGGATGCGAACGGCGTGCACACAAGCCACTTATGGTGCTTCTTGTGCAGCACCTTGTACACGGCCGGCCAGTGCAGCCAGCGATGGAGCAGGTAGATCCCGAAGTCCGTGAATAGAATAAAGAACAGTgcctccagcgccagcCGCACGTAGCCACGCACGTTGAGCTCGAGGCCCATGTACAGATGCGAGTAGCCGTGC
This is a stretch of genomic DNA from Eremothecium gossypii ATCC 10895 chromosome VI, complete sequence. It encodes these proteins:
- the ERG3 gene encoding C-5 sterol desaturase (Syntenic homolog of Saccharomyces cerevisiae YLR056W (ERG3)) produces the protein MDLVLEFCDSYFFDYVYATLLPASLSPKMGGTWQQAMIKEQMVNATRVFGRSLERPLEVYGYAPFMFEVSPHAFGSVLPRYSLLRQSLSLFLVTTVFGWLLYLIVASFSYVFVFDKSVFNHPRYLKNQMSMEIKQGLGAIPYMAVMTVPWFLLELHGYSHLYMGLELNVRGYVRLALEALFFILFTDFGIYLLHRWLHWPAVYKVLHKKHHKWLVCTPFASHAFHPIDGYLQSLPYHLFPMLFPLHKVSYLVLFTFVNVWTVMIHDGEYLSNDPVINGAACHTVHHLYFNYNYGQFTTLWDRLGGSYREPDHELFDSNLKKDKAVWEQQIKEVDEMIKNVEGPADDRVYER